The DNA sequence ACTTAATGACAATTAAATGACAGCGAAGCAAATGACCACTAAATGACTATTGAAACAAATCAACAAATCACCAAATAAACAAAACTTGCGACACGAAGTTAGATCCTATGAGTCCGCATGGATAAACAACTTAATGACAATTAAATGACAGCGAAGCAAATGACCACTAAATGACTATTGAAACAAATAACCAAATCAACAAGTAGTAAATTATCCGTAATTACTGATTCTCATTAGTTGTGAAGTGTTAAGTATCTTTATTTTTTTACCGTCTAACTTAACTAATTTTTCATCGACAAAAGATGACAAAGTCCGGCTGGCATTGGATGTTGTCATATTTGCTAGATTTGCCAAGTCGTTTCTGCTAAATCTTACATCAAGAAAACCATTGTTATCAGCAATTCCATAAGTGTTTTTTAAAACAAGTAATGATTCTGCTAATCGTCCTCTTACGTGTTTTTGAGTTAAATTAACAATCTGGTTTTTTGTATATCCTAACTCAAAAGCAAGTCTCTTAATTATTTCTAAAGCTAAATTTTCATCATCTTTTAAAACTTTAAAAACAATATCTTTATCAATATGACAAACTGTACTATCTTCTAAAGCTATTGCTGAGCAATTATAATTTTCTTTCGACAATACTGCTCTGTATCCAAATAATTCAACAGGTTTTACTAATCTAATGATTTGTTCTCGTCCAACTCCTTCCTTAAAAACTTTTACTTTGCCTGAATTAAGGCAAATTAGTCCTGTAGGAATCATTCCTTCTTTAAATATGGAATCTCCCTTTTTATAATTGCAATTTAGTTTGTTATCTTCTATTAATTGTCTGTTTTCAATTGGCAAGTTTGCAAATAATGAATTTTTATTGTTTTTACAATCTTCACACTTTAGAGTATTTTTGCAACCATTATTCATTTTGTGGGCATTTAATAATTATCGCAAAAATAGTGTTTTATAACAAATTTATCAACCTTTTTTAACAAAAAGATTAAGCTATTATTTTGACCAACGTAATAGGCAACAAATCAATGTGTAGAGTAAGTGTGATTTTTTTTTTAAAACAAAATTTAACTGAACCTTGATATTTTTTCAAGGTATTTCTTATCAAGAATATCTATTTGTTTGCTTTTTACTTTTATAATTTTTTGATTTTTAAACTGAGTTAATATTCTACTTGTACTTTCTTTTGACATCCCTGCCAGCTCTGCTATGTCTTTTCTAGTAATTGTCATTGTAAATGATCTTGTAAAATAAACTTCATTTACTAAATATAACAGTGCATCTGCAATACGTCCTTCCATATTTTTGTAAATAACACTAATTATTCTTTTGGATAAGTTGAGTTGTAGTGCATTGTAATGTTGAATTACAGATGCAACATATTTTGTGTTTGATAAAATTATTGATTTAAATACTTCAATATCAATAAGACATACAAGCGAGTCCTCA is a window from the Bacteroidota bacterium genome containing:
- a CDS encoding Crp/Fnr family transcriptional regulator is translated as MNNGCKNTLKCEDCKNNKNSLFANLPIENRQLIEDNKLNCNYKKGDSIFKEGMIPTGLICLNSGKVKVFKEGVGREQIIRLVKPVELFGYRAVLSKENYNCSAIALEDSTVCHIDKDIVFKVLKDDENLALEIIKRLAFELGYTKNQIVNLTQKHVRGRLAESLLVLKNTYGIADNNGFLDVRFSRNDLANLANMTTSNASRTLSSFVDEKLVKLDGKKIKILNTSQLMRISNYG
- a CDS encoding Crp/Fnr family transcriptional regulator gives rise to the protein MFDFKNKFNCENCTQKEQCFFRKLNKEELQIINKNREEVHFKAGETIFKQGTTSKHFVYIHSGLVKILIETDINKNFITQIVRPFHFLDFPAIFDNNRYNKSAIAIEDSLVCLIDIEVFKSIILSNTKYVASVIQHYNALQLNLSKRIISVIYKNMEGRIADALLYLVNEVYFTRSFTMTITRKDIAELAGMSKESTSRILTQFKNQKIIKVKSKQIDILDKKYLEKISRFS